A portion of the Syntrophorhabdaceae bacterium genome contains these proteins:
- a CDS encoding heterodisulfide reductase-related iron-sulfur binding cluster, whose protein sequence is MITLSYYPGCSLRSSSAFYDRSLRKVLSFYGVNLKELDDWSCCGAAAAPAINEELADVLSARNIALAERAGLHLLAPCSACYARTKAGAMKIAGRRRTRDMVNQALAPMHCSGSVEVKNIIEVFLEYVGIERIAASVEYGIGSIRAVPYYGCLLTRIMGAPSSDDREDPSGMDVLLDALGVDVVPWQYKTECCGAGSTVTNSDTTAELSGRIMTMALRAGASAIVTTCPLCQLNLDLTVHLREDLAKIPVLFLTEIFELALFGSTGGTRGHLISMADIERSVETLGGDSA, encoded by the coding sequence ATGATCACCCTCTCCTACTACCCCGGCTGCTCCCTGAGATCCTCGAGCGCCTTCTATGACCGCTCCCTGCGAAAGGTCCTCTCCTTTTACGGGGTGAACCTGAAGGAACTTGACGACTGGTCGTGCTGCGGGGCCGCCGCCGCGCCGGCCATCAACGAAGAACTGGCGGACGTGTTGAGCGCACGCAACATCGCCCTCGCTGAGCGGGCCGGCCTTCATCTCCTTGCCCCCTGCTCGGCCTGCTACGCCCGCACAAAAGCGGGCGCCATGAAGATAGCCGGACGCAGGCGGACACGGGATATGGTCAACCAGGCCCTGGCCCCCATGCACTGCAGCGGCTCCGTGGAGGTCAAGAACATCATCGAGGTCTTTCTCGAGTACGTAGGCATCGAGCGGATAGCCGCTTCGGTAGAGTACGGCATCGGTTCCATCCGCGCTGTACCCTATTACGGGTGTCTTCTCACCCGTATCATGGGGGCCCCCTCTTCCGACGATCGTGAAGATCCCTCAGGCATGGATGTCCTTCTCGATGCCCTCGGCGTCGATGTAGTTCCCTGGCAATACAAGACCGAATGCTGTGGAGCGGGGTCAACGGTCACGAACAGCGACACGACGGCGGAGCTTTCCGGGCGCATCATGACGATGGCCCTGCGTGCGGGGGCTAGCGCCATTGTCACCACCTGCCCCCTCTGCCAGCTCAATCTCGACCTCACCGTCCACCTGAGAGAAGACCTCGCGAAGATCCCCGTCCTCTTCCTGACGGAGATCTTCGAACTCGCCCTTTTCGGCTCCACCGGGGGTACCAGGGGACACCTTATATCCATGGCCGATATAGAACGATCGGTGGAAACGCTCGGAGGCGACAGCGCATGA
- a CDS encoding hemolysin family protein, protein MNDVPRSLSIQTEIIIILALIVVNGILAMTEMAMVSSRKSRLQQRADDGDAGAEKALDAIGDPNRFLSTIQIGISLVGILAGVFGGATIAKSLGNWLSGIVFIGKYGQAVGIGVVVVGITYLSLIIGELVPKRLALNNPERISSFMAAPMGFVTRLVKPFSFLLSLSTNAVLSIFGARPKEDASHTEAEIKIIIEESTRAGIMEKDEQDVVNRALDLGDLDVNDLMTPRPDIVSLNIDARPEEITEKITASGHSSFPVYSKDPDNIVGVVSVKDLWAQSMGAKGEGIHLVLRQPLYVPERLRALKVLGLFKQSATHLALVIDEYGTVQGIVTLHNILEAMVGDLPSSEVAADLDVVRREDGSWLIDGLFPIDRFKELFGIDAMPEEDMDHYHTIAGFMLFHFSSIPSTGSAFEWSDWRFEVVDMDGNRIDKILVVPLKSDGEPEKADTQTE, encoded by the coding sequence ATGAATGACGTTCCCCGATCCTTGTCCATCCAGACGGAAATTATCATTATACTTGCGCTCATCGTGGTCAACGGCATTCTTGCAATGACGGAAATGGCGATGGTGTCCTCCCGAAAGTCACGCCTTCAGCAACGGGCCGATGACGGTGACGCCGGGGCGGAAAAGGCGCTCGATGCCATCGGAGACCCCAACAGGTTCCTTTCCACGATACAGATCGGTATTTCTCTCGTGGGTATTCTGGCCGGGGTGTTCGGTGGCGCGACCATTGCGAAAAGCCTCGGCAACTGGTTAAGCGGTATTGTTTTCATCGGCAAATATGGCCAGGCCGTTGGAATTGGAGTCGTTGTTGTCGGGATCACCTACCTGTCTCTCATAATAGGAGAACTGGTTCCCAAGAGATTGGCGCTCAATAATCCGGAGAGGATCTCTTCTTTTATGGCCGCGCCAATGGGTTTCGTGACGCGGCTCGTCAAACCTTTCAGTTTTCTCTTGAGCCTGTCGACCAATGCGGTTTTGAGTATCTTTGGGGCGCGTCCAAAGGAGGACGCGTCACACACCGAAGCCGAGATAAAGATCATCATCGAGGAGAGCACGCGGGCGGGGATAATGGAAAAGGACGAACAGGATGTTGTGAACCGCGCACTGGATCTTGGGGATCTTGATGTGAATGATCTGATGACGCCGAGGCCCGATATCGTCTCTCTCAATATCGACGCCCGTCCCGAGGAGATAACGGAAAAGATCACGGCAAGCGGCCATTCCTCCTTTCCGGTGTACAGCAAGGACCCTGATAATATAGTGGGTGTTGTCTCTGTCAAAGATCTTTGGGCGCAGTCCATGGGCGCAAAGGGGGAGGGCATACACCTGGTCCTCAGGCAACCCCTCTACGTGCCGGAACGACTGCGGGCGCTCAAGGTGCTGGGACTCTTCAAGCAGTCCGCAACCCACCTGGCTCTGGTCATCGATGAGTACGGGACGGTCCAGGGCATCGTCACGCTCCACAATATACTGGAAGCCATGGTAGGCGACCTGCCGTCCTCGGAAGTGGCTGCGGACCTTGACGTTGTTCGCCGCGAAGATGGTTCCTGGCTGATCGACGGACTGTTCCCCATTGATAGGTTCAAAGAGCTCTTCGGGATCGATGCCATGCCCGAGGAAGACATGGACCATTATCATACGATCGCCGGTTTCATGCTTTTTCATTTTTCCAGTATTCCTTCCACGGGTTCCGCGTTTGAATGGTCGGATTGGCGTTTTGAGGTCGTGGACATGGATGGAAACAGGATAGACAAGATACTCGTCGTTCCGCTGAAAAGTGATGGGGAGCCTGAGAAAGCGGACACTCAAACAGAGTAG
- a CDS encoding AAA family ATPase: MIERSTWIERIEDAWREAPIVWLSGVKGAGKTSLVRGLGTERMLYVDCDPVLSAHIGEDPELFFRACDRPVVAFDDIHRFPGAMAVLKTGADLFPRLKIIAASSTVAAGKTTDILGDRRRLIHLGPVLWDELPAFNVSLEKRLYHGGLPEVLLTAPRPAGFYREWMDTFFERDIQQSFAFRDADKFNMLFEYLLRQSGEPFETARASETLRISRPTVAEHVRALEATRAITIVRPFHGRGQKEIIKMPRVYGFDTGFVSFARGWDPLRPDDHDPLWEHVVLEYLETHVRDSQVQYWRWADDRKVDFIVPGTEDGVDAIECEWDPDVFNPAGLKLFRNWYPEGNNYIISPISMPGYEKHIAGLDVHICNPAGWLEKQRAADQG; the protein is encoded by the coding sequence ATGATAGAACGATCGACGTGGATAGAGAGAATAGAAGATGCCTGGAGGGAAGCACCCATTGTTTGGCTCTCCGGCGTGAAAGGGGCGGGAAAGACAAGCCTCGTCCGGGGTCTGGGGACGGAGCGGATGCTCTATGTCGACTGTGACCCGGTCCTCTCGGCCCATATCGGAGAGGATCCGGAACTGTTCTTTCGCGCCTGCGATCGCCCCGTTGTTGCCTTTGACGACATTCACAGGTTTCCCGGCGCCATGGCCGTCCTTAAGACGGGTGCTGATCTCTTTCCCCGGTTGAAGATCATCGCCGCCTCATCTACCGTGGCCGCAGGCAAGACCACTGACATTCTGGGAGACAGGAGGCGTCTTATTCATCTTGGCCCTGTCCTGTGGGACGAACTCCCTGCATTCAATGTTTCCCTGGAAAAGCGGCTTTACCACGGAGGCCTTCCCGAGGTGCTTCTGACAGCTCCAAGGCCAGCTGGGTTTTATCGCGAATGGATGGATACCTTTTTTGAACGGGATATTCAACAGTCCTTTGCCTTCCGCGATGCCGATAAGTTCAACATGCTCTTCGAGTATCTTTTGAGGCAAAGCGGAGAACCTTTCGAGACAGCCCGGGCATCTGAAACCCTGCGTATAAGCCGTCCCACCGTTGCGGAGCATGTGAGGGCCCTGGAAGCTACCCGGGCAATAACCATCGTGCGGCCGTTCCATGGAAGAGGGCAGAAGGAGATAATAAAGATGCCCAGGGTCTATGGGTTCGATACCGGTTTCGTGAGTTTTGCAAGAGGGTGGGACCCGCTGCGCCCGGATGACCATGATCCCCTCTGGGAGCACGTCGTCCTTGAATATCTTGAAACCCATGTGCGGGACTCACAGGTTCAATACTGGCGATGGGCAGATGACCGAAAGGTCGATTTCATTGTCCCCGGCACGGAAGACGGGGTAGATGCCATCGAGTGTGAGTGGGACCCTGACGTCTTCAACCCCGCGGGGCTCAAACTGTTCCGGAACTGGTATCCCGAAGGAAACAATTATATTATTTCTCCCATTTCCATGCCGGGCTATGAAAAACACATTGCCGGTCTGGATGTCCATATCTGCAATCCGGCGGGCTGGCTGGAAAAGCAAAGAGCGGCGGACCAGGGTTAG
- a CDS encoding FAD-dependent oxidoreductase — MDRTGKVLVIGGGIAGMEASLNLVEAGFKVYLADRKPNIGGNMAQLDKIFPTNDCSMCVMAPKLVEVGKNPNIELLMNSEVFRLEGGPGHFRVTLRTRPRRVLPDRCTSCASCSEACPLEVGNVYNEEMSLRSAAFVNFPQAIPSTYMIDRQLSPCIFTCPINLNARDYIGLIAEGRFLEALDLIREKLPFPGIIGRICAHPCENACLRGKEVDQPLAICALKRFVADYEALRRDPPLPVTSAERKGKVAVIGAGPAGFTCAVELRKAGYAVTVFDANEKPGGMLYAGVPAYRLPRDVLTREFSIAGRMGVELRMSTRVGADIPLEDVLTSHDATFIASGAHGRRKLGLENEDALGVLSALDLLKDVNTGKEVSPGKTVFVVGGGNVAMDTAITARRLGAQEVHIVALEKWDDMPAHRWEIDQAMEEDIVFHNAWGPRRILAENGRLTGMELARCVRVFNEQGLFDPLYDTSATITFGMDTLVLVIYETIDTAYLAASDTIERHADGKVRVDPVSLETTRKGVFAGGNAVTGPRSAIDAIAQGKRAAESIVRHLEGRDLLEGRLAEDDKILDEVPFPVQHRPRVSIPRVAIPEREGFVETVGTLDERSAVEEAKRCLSCRRCLGCGVCEESCRPEAIDYREGPVEHVLDVGSIIIACGFDEFDASTMKELGYLSCENVLSSVDYERILSATGPTGAIVMRPSDGRIPKKLAFIQCIGSRNKENPYCSSICCMFAMEEAIISKEHHRDIEPTIFYMDTRTFGKGYEEHYQRARNEYGVRYVRSLISKVYEDPGTKDLDITYTDEKGLVVTETFDLVVLAVGLRPSKQLAGLARVMDVASNEYGFIETGSLSPLCTSREGIYVCGGSSSPRDISETVIEGSATACAVASSLAPMRWHDIEVPRLPDERDVAGQAPRIGVFICNCGVNIGGVVDVPEVKRYAEGLPDVVLADQYLFTCSQDTQEKMKKIIHEEKLNRVIVASCSTRTHEPIFRSLIRDAGLNKYLFEMANIRDQCSWVHMHEKEKATEKAKDLVRMAVANARHIEPLEETTLPVEKCALVVGAGIAGMTSALSLADQGFEVHLVEKRPRLGGNLVNIFHTIDGIDVQEFLGDMIERVAGHDHIKLHTDSEVVGSEGFRGSLLTEIMTAGQKAPEEIKHAVTILATGASEYRPEGLYLFGEDERVMTQLDLEAALSDMSLPPPEHCVMIQCVGSRNEQRPYCSRTCCLTALKNAMAMKRAWPDTEITIMFRDMMTYGFLEKHYKAARRLRIRFIRFAPENPPVVEKKDGRLHVRCADTSLGETTDHRADIVVLSAAVIPNDTSALAGIFKLPRTREGFFHEAHMKLKPIDFAADGFYMAGACHSPKNIRESIAEATGAAARAATTLAKDTITVGAVVARVEAEKCAACLTCVRVCPFGIPAIGDEGKVVIDTTKCKGCGTCAAECPAKAIDLMHSRDRQIIEKVKAGIRQMTR; from the coding sequence ATGGATAGAACGGGAAAGGTCCTCGTCATAGGGGGAGGCATCGCAGGAATGGAGGCATCCCTCAATCTCGTCGAGGCCGGATTCAAGGTCTATCTCGCCGACCGGAAGCCGAACATCGGCGGGAATATGGCCCAGCTCGACAAGATATTCCCCACCAACGACTGTTCCATGTGCGTCATGGCGCCGAAGCTTGTAGAGGTGGGGAAGAATCCCAACATCGAGCTTCTCATGAACTCCGAGGTCTTCCGTCTGGAAGGGGGTCCCGGACATTTCAGGGTCACCCTTCGCACACGGCCAAGACGCGTCCTCCCCGACCGGTGCACGTCCTGCGCCTCCTGTTCGGAGGCGTGCCCCCTGGAGGTCGGCAATGTCTACAACGAGGAGATGTCGCTTCGCAGCGCCGCCTTCGTCAACTTTCCCCAGGCCATACCCTCCACATACATGATCGACCGGCAGCTCTCCCCCTGCATCTTCACCTGCCCCATCAACCTCAACGCCCGCGACTACATCGGCCTCATCGCCGAAGGAAGGTTTCTTGAGGCCCTTGACCTTATACGGGAAAAGCTGCCCTTCCCGGGAATCATCGGAAGGATCTGCGCCCACCCCTGTGAGAATGCCTGCCTCAGAGGTAAGGAAGTGGACCAGCCGCTGGCCATCTGTGCACTCAAACGCTTTGTGGCCGACTACGAAGCACTGAGGCGCGACCCGCCCCTTCCCGTGACGAGCGCTGAAAGGAAGGGTAAGGTCGCCGTCATCGGCGCCGGACCCGCCGGCTTCACCTGCGCTGTCGAACTTCGCAAGGCGGGCTACGCCGTGACCGTCTTCGACGCCAATGAAAAGCCGGGCGGGATGCTCTACGCGGGCGTGCCCGCCTACAGGCTTCCCAGAGATGTCCTCACCCGAGAATTCTCCATCGCCGGGAGGATGGGCGTTGAACTTCGCATGAGCACCAGGGTCGGCGCGGATATCCCCCTCGAGGACGTCCTTACATCCCACGATGCGACATTCATCGCCTCCGGGGCACATGGACGGCGCAAACTGGGGCTTGAGAACGAGGATGCCCTGGGCGTGCTGAGCGCCCTCGACCTTTTGAAGGATGTGAACACCGGGAAAGAGGTCTCGCCGGGAAAAACGGTCTTCGTCGTCGGCGGCGGAAATGTCGCCATGGACACAGCCATCACCGCGCGGCGGCTGGGAGCACAGGAAGTGCATATCGTCGCCCTGGAAAAATGGGACGATATGCCTGCCCACCGCTGGGAGATAGACCAGGCCATGGAGGAAGACATCGTCTTTCACAACGCCTGGGGGCCCCGGAGGATCCTCGCTGAGAACGGCAGGCTCACCGGCATGGAACTCGCCCGCTGTGTGCGTGTCTTCAACGAGCAAGGCCTTTTCGATCCCCTCTACGATACCTCGGCAACGATCACTTTCGGGATGGACACGCTCGTCCTCGTCATCTACGAGACTATCGATACGGCATATCTCGCGGCCTCCGACACCATAGAACGGCACGCCGACGGCAAGGTCAGGGTCGACCCGGTTTCCCTGGAGACGACACGCAAGGGCGTCTTCGCGGGCGGAAACGCCGTGACGGGACCCCGCAGTGCTATTGATGCCATCGCCCAGGGAAAACGGGCCGCCGAATCGATCGTCAGGCACCTCGAGGGCCGTGACCTGCTCGAAGGCCGTCTTGCCGAGGACGATAAGATACTCGACGAGGTTCCCTTCCCCGTGCAACACAGGCCGCGGGTCTCCATTCCCAGGGTGGCCATACCCGAGCGCGAAGGTTTCGTGGAAACGGTGGGAACCCTCGACGAAAGGAGCGCCGTCGAGGAGGCGAAGCGATGCCTGAGCTGCCGACGCTGCCTTGGCTGCGGGGTCTGTGAGGAATCCTGCAGACCCGAGGCGATCGACTACCGCGAGGGGCCGGTGGAGCATGTCCTCGATGTGGGAAGCATCATAATCGCCTGCGGTTTCGACGAGTTCGATGCTTCCACCATGAAGGAACTTGGATATCTTTCCTGCGAAAACGTGCTTTCAAGCGTCGATTACGAACGGATCCTTTCCGCGACGGGACCCACGGGCGCCATCGTTATGCGGCCCTCCGACGGCAGGATACCGAAGAAGCTCGCCTTTATCCAGTGCATCGGCAGCAGGAACAAGGAGAACCCATACTGTTCCTCCATATGCTGCATGTTTGCCATGGAAGAGGCCATCATCTCAAAGGAGCACCACCGCGATATTGAACCGACGATCTTCTACATGGACACCCGCACCTTCGGAAAGGGATATGAAGAACACTATCAGCGGGCCAGGAACGAGTACGGCGTCCGATACGTAAGGTCGCTGATTTCGAAGGTCTATGAGGACCCCGGCACAAAAGACCTCGATATCACGTACACCGATGAAAAAGGTTTAGTGGTCACGGAAACCTTCGACCTCGTCGTCCTCGCCGTGGGCCTTCGCCCCTCCAAACAGCTTGCCGGTCTCGCCCGTGTCATGGATGTGGCATCCAATGAATATGGGTTCATCGAAACTGGATCCCTTTCACCGCTTTGCACATCCCGGGAAGGCATCTACGTCTGCGGGGGGTCTTCCTCGCCCAGGGATATATCGGAAACCGTCATCGAGGGTTCGGCCACTGCCTGCGCCGTCGCCTCGTCGCTCGCGCCTATGCGGTGGCACGACATCGAGGTCCCCCGGCTGCCCGATGAACGAGACGTGGCGGGGCAGGCACCGAGGATCGGCGTCTTCATATGCAACTGCGGCGTCAACATAGGAGGCGTCGTAGACGTCCCGGAGGTCAAGCGATACGCCGAAGGCCTTCCCGACGTTGTTCTCGCCGATCAATACCTCTTCACCTGCTCCCAGGATACCCAGGAAAAGATGAAAAAGATCATCCACGAGGAGAAGCTCAACCGGGTCATCGTGGCCTCCTGTTCCACGAGGACCCACGAACCCATCTTCCGGTCTCTCATCCGTGATGCCGGGCTCAATAAATACCTCTTCGAGATGGCCAATATCCGGGACCAATGCTCCTGGGTCCATATGCACGAAAAGGAAAAGGCCACGGAAAAGGCGAAGGACCTTGTAAGGATGGCCGTGGCGAACGCCCGTCATATCGAACCCCTTGAAGAAACGACGCTTCCCGTGGAGAAATGCGCCCTTGTCGTTGGCGCGGGAATAGCAGGCATGACATCGGCGCTTTCCCTTGCCGACCAGGGTTTCGAGGTACACCTCGTCGAGAAAAGGCCGCGACTCGGCGGCAACCTCGTCAACATCTTCCATACCATCGATGGCATCGATGTGCAGGAATTCCTCGGTGACATGATCGAACGGGTCGCGGGGCACGATCATATCAAGCTCCATACCGACTCCGAGGTCGTTGGCTCCGAGGGATTCAGGGGTAGCCTCCTCACCGAGATCATGACGGCGGGGCAAAAGGCACCTGAGGAGATCAAGCATGCCGTCACCATACTGGCAACGGGCGCCTCGGAGTACAGGCCCGAAGGACTTTACCTCTTTGGTGAGGACGAACGGGTCATGACCCAGCTTGACCTCGAAGCGGCCCTGAGCGACATGTCCCTGCCGCCGCCGGAGCACTGCGTCATGATCCAGTGCGTCGGCTCCCGAAATGAGCAGAGGCCATACTGCAGCAGGACGTGCTGCCTGACCGCCCTGAAGAATGCCATGGCCATGAAAAGAGCGTGGCCCGATACGGAGATCACTATCATGTTCCGCGACATGATGACCTACGGTTTTCTGGAAAAACATTACAAGGCCGCGCGGCGGCTCAGGATAAGGTTCATCCGCTTCGCGCCGGAGAACCCCCCCGTGGTGGAAAAGAAGGACGGCCGATTACATGTGCGCTGCGCCGATACCTCCCTGGGCGAGACGACCGATCACCGTGCGGACATAGTGGTACTTTCGGCCGCCGTCATTCCCAACGACACGAGCGCCCTGGCGGGCATATTCAAACTGCCCCGCACCCGGGAAGGTTTCTTTCATGAGGCCCACATGAAACTGAAGCCCATAGATTTCGCCGCGGATGGTTTCTATATGGCCGGTGCCTGCCACTCGCCGAAGAACATCCGGGAGAGCATAGCCGAGGCGACGGGCGCAGCGGCCCGGGCCGCCACCACCCTCGCGAAGGATACCATCACGGTCGGCGCGGTTGTGGCAAGGGTCGAGGCCGAAAAATGCGCCGCCTGCCTGACCTGCGTTCGTGTGTGTCCTTTCGGAATACCCGCGATAGGCGACGAGGGTAAAGTCGTCATCGATACCACCAAATGCAAAGGCTGCGGCACCTGCGCCGCCGAATGCCCTGCAAAAGCAATAGACCTCATGCACTCCCGGGACAGGCAGATAATCGAGAAGGTAAAAGCGGGAATCAGACAGATGACCAGGTGA
- the amrB gene encoding AmmeMemoRadiSam system protein B codes for MERPKLRFIEAVPFEQEGQELILLRDAAGVVEQALAVSRDVAFMVSLMDGTRTLRDIQAEFMRTVGEMVYLEHIEDLVRVMEENFFLEGDRYDTYVKELRDEYCNAPVRKAYLAGKGYASNRMELLSFLDEMFDGSVENVVPSGEVAGILAPHIDYERGIKVYREIYPYLRRGAKPLIVIFGTSHRFTEGLWSISLKDFETPLETISCGQGLRELIEGNDLLKRYIDEWPHRSEHSIELQLPLIQFMIQEDFEVLPILTGSMHEYVGGMKGTDDEEVRLLTENLRNVLHAYGKPYCILSGADLAHIGAQFGDRYPLDGMTLESSRQKDAGLLEHIRNVDGDAFFRAIQNEGDSRRICGLTPIFFQLKLLEGCTSDIVSYEQWTDGQSSVSFAGGVFYRR; via the coding sequence ATGGAAAGGCCGAAACTTCGTTTTATCGAGGCAGTCCCCTTTGAGCAGGAAGGGCAGGAGCTTATACTCCTGCGTGACGCCGCAGGCGTCGTGGAGCAGGCCCTCGCCGTGTCGAGGGACGTGGCCTTCATGGTGTCCCTCATGGACGGAACCAGAACGCTTCGGGACATTCAGGCGGAATTCATGCGCACCGTCGGAGAGATGGTGTATCTGGAGCACATAGAGGACCTTGTGCGGGTGATGGAAGAAAACTTTTTCCTCGAGGGCGACCGTTACGACACGTATGTGAAGGAACTGCGTGATGAGTACTGCAACGCGCCGGTGAGAAAGGCATACCTGGCAGGAAAGGGCTACGCATCGAACCGGATGGAACTCCTGTCTTTCCTTGATGAGATGTTCGACGGCAGTGTGGAAAATGTTGTCCCATCAGGGGAAGTTGCGGGCATTCTTGCACCCCATATCGACTACGAGAGGGGCATTAAGGTGTATCGCGAGATATATCCCTACCTGAGGCGGGGGGCCAAACCGCTCATCGTCATTTTCGGTACCTCCCATCGTTTCACCGAGGGTCTCTGGAGCATATCCCTCAAGGATTTCGAGACGCCCCTGGAAACCATATCCTGCGGGCAGGGACTGCGGGAGCTCATCGAAGGGAACGATCTTCTGAAGAGGTACATAGACGAGTGGCCGCACCGTTCCGAGCATTCCATTGAACTGCAGCTGCCTCTCATCCAGTTCATGATCCAGGAGGATTTCGAGGTTTTGCCCATCCTGACGGGATCCATGCATGAATACGTTGGTGGCATGAAGGGGACGGATGACGAAGAGGTGAGGCTTCTCACGGAAAACCTGAGGAATGTCCTTCATGCCTACGGTAAGCCTTACTGCATCCTCTCGGGGGCCGATCTCGCTCACATCGGGGCGCAGTTCGGTGACCGTTATCCCCTCGACGGCATGACCCTTGAGAGTTCGCGACAAAAGGACGCGGGTCTTCTGGAACATATCAGGAACGTAGACGGGGATGCTTTTTTCCGTGCCATACAGAACGAAGGGGACAGCCGAAGGATCTGCGGCCTTACCCCCATCTTTTTCCAGCTCAAGCTTCTTGAAGGATGCACATCCGACATAGTGAGCTATGAGCAATGGACGGACGGGCAGTCTTCGGTGAGCTTCGCCGGTGGTGTCTTCTACCGGCGATAA
- a CDS encoding ATP-binding protein produces MTRMKETDAPPDVITRPAEASFVPEFVGFVRSMALECCYSDTTVEDLCRAIEEAVNNIIRFACRQTAAEIEISCSVHDTGALYITISDTGAPFNMLLAGTFPEVDDFFAAGEKPSTKIMKRAARNIEYKRSSNRNILIFTVSHDPGGMRRQ; encoded by the coding sequence ATGACAAGAATGAAAGAGACCGATGCACCACCCGACGTGATCACAAGACCCGCCGAGGCGTCCTTCGTACCGGAGTTTGTTGGTTTCGTCCGCTCCATGGCCCTGGAGTGTTGCTACAGCGACACCACCGTGGAAGACCTCTGCCGTGCCATTGAAGAAGCCGTCAACAATATCATACGGTTTGCGTGCCGCCAGACGGCCGCCGAGATAGAGATCTCCTGTTCCGTTCATGACACCGGCGCGCTCTATATCACCATCTCCGACACGGGTGCGCCCTTCAATATGCTGCTCGCAGGCACGTTCCCCGAGGTGGATGATTTCTTCGCAGCCGGCGAGAAACCGTCAACGAAGATCATGAAAAGAGCCGCGAGAAACATCGAATACAAGCGAAGCTCCAACAGGAACATCCTCATCTTCACCGTCTCCCACGACCCGGGAGGGATGAGAAGACAATAG
- a CDS encoding 4Fe-4S dicluster domain-containing protein, with amino-acid sequence MTVSECYQCCRCTNGCPVASDMEIVPHRVMGYILKGEREKVLSSTSPWRCLQCATCSIRCPNGIDIAHVFEILRRLAIESGLAAKGGTWCFDDLIIKSVARHGRLSELEAVTRYRLSNREFLKDAAMGIDMLKRGRIGLTSHNVRGRKTLGAIIREIRERTGT; translated from the coding sequence GTGACCGTTTCAGAGTGTTACCAGTGCTGCCGCTGCACCAACGGATGCCCCGTCGCCTCCGACATGGAGATCGTCCCCCACAGGGTTATGGGCTACATCCTCAAAGGCGAGCGCGAAAAGGTCCTGTCGTCGACCTCCCCGTGGAGGTGTCTCCAGTGTGCCACCTGCAGCATCCGCTGCCCGAACGGCATCGACATCGCCCATGTCTTCGAGATCCTGAGGCGGCTGGCCATCGAATCGGGGCTTGCCGCAAAGGGCGGCACCTGGTGTTTTGACGACCTCATCATTAAAAGCGTCGCAAGACACGGCCGCCTCAGCGAGTTGGAAGCGGTCACGCGCTATCGCCTGTCGAACAGGGAGTTCCTGAAAGATGCCGCCATGGGAATTGACATGCTGAAGAGGGGAAGGATCGGCCTGACATCGCACAATGTCCGCGGCAGGAAAACGCTGGGAGCGATCATACGGGAAATACGGGAGAGGACCGGCACATGA
- a CDS encoding secondary thiamine-phosphate synthase enzyme YjbQ: MKIVSKHKEFSTQGSGDLIDITRELVDALAKSGLAAGAMTVFVQGSTAGITTFEYEPGLIGDVREFYEKIVPSDRGYHHDETWGDANGFSHLRATLTGQSLTVPFDAGRLLLGTWQQVVLAEFDNQPRKRLVVIQMIGE, translated from the coding sequence ATGAAGATCGTTAGCAAGCACAAAGAGTTTTCAACGCAGGGCAGCGGGGACCTTATCGATATAACCCGGGAGCTGGTCGACGCCCTGGCTAAAAGCGGCCTCGCCGCAGGCGCCATGACTGTCTTTGTGCAGGGTTCCACGGCGGGCATCACCACCTTCGAATACGAGCCGGGACTTATCGGCGACGTGAGGGAATTCTACGAAAAGATAGTCCCCTCTGACCGCGGCTATCACCACGATGAAACCTGGGGCGATGCCAACGGCTTCAGTCACCTCAGGGCCACTCTGACGGGTCAGTCGCTGACCGTACCATTCGATGCAGGCAGACTCCTCCTCGGGACCTGGCAGCAAGTGGTCCTCGCCGAGTTCGACAATCAGCCCCGGAAGCGGCTCGTGGTGATCCAGATGATAGGAGAATAA